TGGACACCGGCACGCAAACAAGAAATACTGGATAGCCGGCAGCTAGGCACACAAAAAATTGTGGAAGCGATCGCTAAGGCAAACCCGAAACCCTCGGTTTTAGTGAATTCGTCTGCCATTGGCTATTACGGAACTAGCGAAACGGCAACCTTTGATGAAAATAGTGGTGCCGGCAACGATTTTCTGGCAGAAGTCTGTCAAGCTTGGGAAGCGGAAGCGCAGAAGGTGAAGGATGCCGGCACTCGCCTCGTCATTCTCCGCACCGGCATTGTTTTAGGCATGGGTGGCGCAGTTGCGAAAATGCTACTTCCATTTAAATTGTATGCCGGTGGGCCAATTGGATCGGGCCGGCAGTGGTTTTCTTGGGTTCACCGAGAGGACTTGGTGAACCTAATCGTGCAAGCGCTAACCCGTCCTGAAATTGAAGGGATTCTCAATGCCACCGCACCCAACCCGGTTCGCATGAATGAATTTTGCGACACTTTGGGCCAAGTCATGAACCGGCCTTCTTGGCTGCCGGTGCCCAATTTTGCTTTAGAAGCGCTTTTAGGCGATGCCGCCCAAGTGGTTTTAGAGGGCCAAAAGGTTTTGCCTAAACGGACTTTAGATGCCGGTTTTAACTATCAATATTCTGGCGTTAAGCAAGCCTTAGAACAAGTGATCAGTACCTCTGCCTAGAACGGTTTCAAAACATCCCACTTTTTAATTTTTTTGAGAGATGCCGGGATTAGAGAATTCTCTGATTTGTCACAGAAAAATTTAAAGTCAAAAAAATATGGCTGTCTCGAATGAGTACAGCCATTTTGGTAGAATTTTAGCCCCTGAAATTTTTTTATTATTTAGCCAATTAAGCGATGCTGTCTAGGCAAGCACTCAGAGTTTGGACAAATTCAGCTTTTGTCACAGGTTCGCTGCCATTAAAACTGGCATTGCCCAAAGAATAGCAACCGTAGCGTTCTCCTAAATTTTGCACTGCTACAAAAGAGGGGTCAGCCGGTGAAACCTTAGCCAAGATGCTGGGGGGTTTGCTAGCAGTAGCCGGCGAGTTAAAAATGCTACCACTTACTGCTAACAGCAACACAGTCGCAATTGCAACTAAACCCAGCCACAGTCGGTTTCTTTTTACTTTTTCAAGGAACATTGTTTTTTCTTTCACTGTTTTTGGGGCATGCAATTGCCTATAAGCTTAGCACAAAAATTTAAATTCTTTTAATCAAGCACAAACTAATTAATGCTCTTTTAGATTTTAAGAGTTTTAAACTCTTAGGACTGAAAATTTCCGAGCCTTCACAAGCCGCTGTCATTTTTCAAAATGGTCTAAGCTAAATTGATTCAGAAAACTTTTTTTAATGAATTTATTGTGTTCACACAGCCGCACTATCTTGAAAATATTTTTGGCTTGCAAAAATTGCTATTTTGTGCAGCGATCTTGTATGGTGCAGATACCTTCCTGCACACCGGCTTTGAGAGAACATTCATAAATCATTCAAAAACTAAATGTAAATGCAGTGCTTGATAGAGCGACAAGAGATTTAGATGTGCAAAAGTAAAATTTCGCGATTATATAAACTTGTAAACGGAGCATTTGTATCCTTTAATACGGAATTACCCAGTTAAAAATTGGTGAAATTCTAAGTCATCGCTTCAAAAGGTAAGAAGGTAAGAACGTGTTTAAAAAGGTACTAACCGGCATCATCGCACTGTGGATACTCGTGATCCCCCTGATGGGAAATGTCCTTTCCCAAGATGAACCCACTCCAGAGCCGGCGGCGACAGAACTGCTCACTCCTGCCAGCCCTTCGGCTGAACAAACTGTTCCAGCTACTCCCTCACCGGCAATATCCGCGCCGGCAACGTCTACCGAGCCGCCAGTCGCTCCAGCAGATGCAACTCGCCAACAAGAAACGGTTGCAGCAGAAACCGCAGACTCTCCTATCGACACAGGCGATACCGCCTTTATGTTAATCTGCTCAGCTCTAGTCCTACTGATGACGCCTGGACTGGCGTTTTTCTATGGAGGACTGGTACGCTCTCGCAACGTACTCAATACTATGATGATGAGCCTACTCCTGATGGCTGTCGTCGGAGTGACCTGGACGCTGTGGGGTTACAGTCTTGCCTTCGCCCCAACTTCAGTGATACCTGGTGTGAACCCTGGAGATGCCGCTACTGTCAACGCCAACCCAATTATTGGGAGCTTAAACTGGTTTGGCTTGAATAACGTGGCATTCGACCAACCCGATCCAGTTGGCTATGCGCCAACGATTCCGCATCAGGTGTTCATGGTTTACCAGATGATGTTTGCCATTATCACGCCGGCGCTGATCTCTGGGGCGATTGTGGAGCGGATAAGTTTTAAAGCCTATTTCTGGTTTATCCTCCTGTGGTCAACCTTAATCTACTCTCCTTTGGCTCACTGGGTTTGGGGTAAAGGCTGGCTCGGTGCGATTGGAGATTTAGACTTTGCCGGCGGCACAGTTGTCCATATCAGTTCCGGTGTTTCTGCGGTGGTTGCTGCTTGGATGATTGGGCCACGCAAAAGCTTTATGGTGCGACCGGCAGCCCCCCATAATGTGCCTTATGTCTTATTGGGAATTGGGTTGCTGTGGTTTGGTTGGTTTGGGTTTAATGCCGGCAGCGCTTTAGCAGCCGGTGGTTTAGCAACCGTTGCTTTTGTGGCGACAATGGTTTCCGCCTCTGCCGGTGGTCTAACTTGGCTACTGTGGGAATGGATACTGAGAGGCAAGCCAACTGCCATCGGTATTGCTAGCGGCTTTCTGGCGGGATTGGTCGGTATTACCCCAGCAGCAGGATATGTCACTCCTCTAGGAGCTCTCCTCATTGGATCAATTACGGCAATTTGTTGTTTCTATGCGGTCAGCCTGCGAGCGAAGTGGCAATTTGATGATTCTTTAGACACCTTTCCCATTCACGGTGTTGGTGGGACTGTCGGGGCGCTTCTAACAGGTCTCTTTGCCACAAAAGCGGTTAACGCTGCTGGAGACAACGGCTTGTTTTTCAATAACCCGTCGCAGTTGGTTGAACAAATTATCGCTATCGTCGCCACCTATGTTTTTGCAGGTGTTGGCACCTTTGTTATTCTCAAATTTCTAGGATCATTCATGGAACTGCGAGTTAAGCCGGTCGTTGAAGACCAAGGTGTGGATATCAACGAACATGGTGAAGAAGGTTATGGTGAAGAATTTGGTTCTGGGCTGAGCTTCACTAAGGAGTAAGCGAGTTTGGTTTCCCTTGTGAGCGCTTTGTTATCCAATGTCTGCTCACGATTTTTAGGGATAACATCAGCCGACTGAATTAGCACCTTCCTGCGTTCACCTTAGTTAAAGCCATAATTACTCACAAGAGTTTGTTTACACTTCTGTGAGTAATTATGGCTTTACTCATACCAACTGATCGACCTTAAGGTAAATTCAAATTTTTTTAACCTCTTTCAAACCTTTTTTAAATGCTTAAAATGCTTCATTAATTAAATTTTGAGCAGGCTTTGATTTTTAAGGTCTTCTTTGATACCTTCAATTTTGATTTTCATTTAATAAGTTTTAAACTCGGCTTAGAAAGCCTAAAAAATTTTCTAAATGCACCTTTTGAGAGAAAAGAGATGTCAATTTGTTCGCCTTTACTTGATATTCTTTAATGAACGATTGCAATAATTTAGCAATTTTTGCTTTTATAATTTTTATTTAAAATCTTAATTTTAAAGTGTTATTTTAACATTCAAAAATTTTGATAACGTCTCTATATTTATCTGTGGCTTGTATCAAACACTACATTTTTTTAAGGAATGATTTTGTATTATTATGTAGCTAGGATGTTAACGGCACTAAGAGAAAGCGCTTGCCTCATTTTCTGCCGGCAGCCTGTCTTGAGCTGAACCCACTCATCGTTTAACTTCAGCTAATACCTTTCTTGGATTATTTTTTCGCTGATTAACTGAAGCTCGAACGGCGATTTAGCAAGCCGGCAGACACACAGAAATATGACAAAAAGTCATGCCGGCCTGAATCTGCCTCAGTTTTGGCACATCGTCGTGCTTATTTCCAGCAAAAACTATCTAATTGCTTTGGAAAAGTTAGATGCTGTGAATAATCAATGAATAATCTAGTAATCTATGAGGCGATCATTGCTTGATATGCTTGAGAAATCGGAAGTTCAATCACAAACTCTGTGCCTTGTGCCGGCGTTGAAATACATTGCAAACTTCCTCCATGTTTTTCTACTACAATTTGCCAGCTAATTGACAATCCAATTCCAGTCCCTTTTCCTGGCGCTTTAGTGGTATAAAAAGGATCAAAAATGTGTTGAGTGACGTCAGGGGCTATCCCAGATCCATTATCTTTAATTCGGATAATTGCCCGGTTACCCTCCATTACCTGAGTGTAAATCCGAATGCAACTTGGATAAGCTTTTATTTGTTCCGCGCTCCTGTGCTGGTTACACTCATCTATCGCATCAATTGCGTTAGCAAGAATATTCATAAAAACTTGATTCATCTCGCCGCCATAACACTCGACAAGTGGGAAGTTAGGAGAATACTCTTTAATGATTTCAATGGCAGGGCGATCTTGCTTAAATTTCAGCCGGCTGTGCAAAATCATCAACGTGCTGTCAATGCC
Above is a window of Microcoleus sp. FACHB-672 DNA encoding:
- a CDS encoding TIGR01777 family oxidoreductase, translated to MKVAITGATGFVGSRLVEKLHADKHQILVLTRSQDRARRVFPSDAYPNVEIVAYTPTQSGNWQESISGCDGVVNLAGAPIADERWTPARKQEILDSRQLGTQKIVEAIAKANPKPSVLVNSSAIGYYGTSETATFDENSGAGNDFLAEVCQAWEAEAQKVKDAGTRLVILRTGIVLGMGGAVAKMLLPFKLYAGGPIGSGRQWFSWVHREDLVNLIVQALTRPEIEGILNATAPNPVRMNEFCDTLGQVMNRPSWLPVPNFALEALLGDAAQVVLEGQKVLPKRTLDAGFNYQYSGVKQALEQVISTSA
- a CDS encoding DUF4179 domain-containing protein, with translation MKEKTMFLEKVKRNRLWLGLVAIATVLLLAVSGSIFNSPATASKPPSILAKVSPADPSFVAVQNLGERYGCYSLGNASFNGSEPVTKAEFVQTLSACLDSIA
- the amt gene encoding ammonium transporter, with amino-acid sequence MFKKVLTGIIALWILVIPLMGNVLSQDEPTPEPAATELLTPASPSAEQTVPATPSPAISAPATSTEPPVAPADATRQQETVAAETADSPIDTGDTAFMLICSALVLLMTPGLAFFYGGLVRSRNVLNTMMMSLLLMAVVGVTWTLWGYSLAFAPTSVIPGVNPGDAATVNANPIIGSLNWFGLNNVAFDQPDPVGYAPTIPHQVFMVYQMMFAIITPALISGAIVERISFKAYFWFILLWSTLIYSPLAHWVWGKGWLGAIGDLDFAGGTVVHISSGVSAVVAAWMIGPRKSFMVRPAAPHNVPYVLLGIGLLWFGWFGFNAGSALAAGGLATVAFVATMVSASAGGLTWLLWEWILRGKPTAIGIASGFLAGLVGITPAAGYVTPLGALLIGSITAICCFYAVSLRAKWQFDDSLDTFPIHGVGGTVGALLTGLFATKAVNAAGDNGLFFNNPSQLVEQIIAIVATYVFAGVGTFVILKFLGSFMELRVKPVVEDQGVDINEHGEEGYGEEFGSGLSFTKE